From Cronobacter turicensis z3032, the proteins below share one genomic window:
- the dapD gene encoding 2,3,4,5-tetrahydropyridine-2,6-dicarboxylateN-succinyltransferase, with amino-acid sequence MQQLQNVIESAFERRADITPANVDAVTREAVNQVIALLDSGELRVAEKINGEWVTHQWLKKAVLLSFRINDNQVIEGAESRYFDKVPMKFANYDEARFQKEGFRVVPPAAVRQGAFIARNTVLMPSYVNIGAYVDEGTMVDTWATVGSCAQIGKNVHLSGGVGIGGVLEPLQANPTIIEDNCFIGARSEVVEGVIVEEGSVISMGVYIGQSTKIYDRETGEVFYGRVPAGSVVVSGNLPSKDGTYSLYCAVIVKKVDAKTRGKVGINELLRTID; translated from the coding sequence ATGCAGCAGCTACAGAACGTTATTGAATCCGCTTTCGAGCGCCGCGCCGACATTACGCCGGCGAACGTCGATGCCGTCACCCGCGAGGCGGTCAACCAGGTTATCGCCCTGCTGGACAGCGGCGAACTGCGCGTCGCAGAGAAGATCAACGGCGAGTGGGTCACCCACCAGTGGCTGAAAAAAGCGGTGCTGCTCTCCTTCCGCATTAACGACAACCAGGTGATTGAAGGCGCCGAAAGCCGCTACTTCGACAAAGTGCCGATGAAATTCGCTAACTACGACGAAGCGCGCTTCCAGAAAGAAGGCTTCCGCGTGGTGCCTCCCGCCGCCGTGCGCCAGGGCGCGTTTATCGCCCGCAACACCGTACTGATGCCGTCTTATGTCAACATCGGCGCATATGTCGATGAAGGCACCATGGTGGATACCTGGGCTACCGTCGGCTCCTGCGCGCAGATCGGTAAAAACGTTCACCTCTCCGGCGGCGTCGGCATCGGCGGCGTACTGGAGCCGCTGCAGGCCAACCCAACTATCATTGAAGATAACTGCTTTATCGGCGCGCGCTCTGAAGTGGTGGAAGGCGTTATCGTTGAAGAAGGCTCTGTTATCTCGATGGGCGTTTACATCGGCCAGAGCACCAAAATTTATGACCGCGAAACCGGCGAAGTCTTCTACGGCCGCGTGCCGGCAGGCTCCGTGGTGGTTTCCGGCAACCTGCCGTCGAAAGATGGGACATACAGCCTCTACTGCGCGGTGATCGTGAAGAAAGTCGACGCGAAAACCCGCGGTAAAGTCGGTATCAATGAACTGCTTCGCACCATCGACTAA
- the degP gene encoding protease Do: MRYLLVENESMKKTTLAMSALALSLGLALSPASFAAETASAVTSQAMPSLAPMLEKVMPSVVSINVEGSTTVNTPRMPRNFQQFFGDDSPFCQDGSPFQSSPFCQSGPGGQGGADGNGQQQKFMALGSGVIIDAAKGYVVTNNHVVDNATTIKVQLSDGRKLDAKMVGKDPRSDIALIQIQDPKNLTAIKLADSDSLRVGDYAVAIGNPFGLGETVTSGIVSALGRSGLNAENYENFIQTDAAINRGNSGGALVNLNGELIGINTAILAPDGGNIGIGFAIPSNMVKSLTSQMVEYGQVKRGELGIMGTELNSELAKAMKVDAQRGAFVSQVLANSSAAKAGVKAGDVIVSLNGKPISSFAALRAQVGTMPVGTKLTLGLLRDGKPVNVDLVLQQSSQTQVDSSSIFSGIEGAEMSNRAGKEKGVVVNSVKAGSPAARIGLKKGDVIVGANQQPVSNIAELRKILDSKPSVLALNIQRGDSSIYLLMQ; the protein is encoded by the coding sequence TTGCGTTACTTGTTAGTTGAGAATGAATCGATGAAAAAAACCACGTTAGCAATGAGTGCGCTGGCCCTGAGCCTGGGGCTGGCATTAAGCCCGGCTTCCTTCGCCGCTGAAACCGCGTCCGCCGTGACGTCGCAGGCGATGCCGAGCCTGGCGCCGATGCTGGAAAAAGTCATGCCTTCTGTCGTCAGCATTAACGTTGAAGGCAGCACAACGGTCAATACGCCGCGTATGCCGCGCAACTTCCAGCAGTTTTTCGGCGATGATTCGCCGTTCTGCCAGGATGGCTCTCCGTTCCAGAGCTCTCCGTTCTGCCAGAGCGGCCCTGGCGGTCAGGGCGGCGCTGACGGCAATGGCCAGCAGCAGAAATTTATGGCGCTGGGCTCCGGCGTGATTATCGACGCCGCTAAAGGTTATGTGGTCACGAATAATCACGTGGTGGATAACGCCACCACCATCAAAGTGCAACTGAGCGACGGCCGTAAGCTGGACGCGAAAATGGTGGGTAAAGATCCGCGCTCCGACATCGCGCTTATTCAGATTCAGGACCCGAAAAACCTGACGGCGATTAAACTTGCCGACTCCGACAGCCTGCGCGTCGGCGATTATGCCGTCGCCATCGGCAACCCGTTCGGGCTTGGTGAAACGGTGACGTCCGGTATTGTCTCGGCGCTCGGTCGCAGCGGCCTGAACGCGGAAAACTACGAGAACTTTATCCAGACCGATGCGGCGATTAACCGCGGGAACTCCGGCGGCGCGCTGGTGAACCTGAACGGCGAGCTTATCGGCATCAACACCGCGATCCTGGCGCCTGACGGCGGCAACATCGGTATCGGCTTCGCTATTCCGAGCAACATGGTGAAAAGCCTGACGTCGCAGATGGTCGAATATGGCCAGGTGAAACGCGGCGAGCTGGGTATCATGGGGACCGAGCTGAATTCTGAACTCGCTAAAGCGATGAAAGTGGACGCGCAGCGCGGCGCGTTTGTAAGCCAGGTTCTCGCGAACTCTTCCGCCGCCAAAGCGGGCGTGAAAGCGGGCGACGTGATTGTGTCGCTGAACGGCAAGCCGATTAGCAGCTTCGCGGCGCTGCGTGCGCAGGTCGGCACCATGCCGGTCGGCACGAAACTGACGCTTGGCCTGCTGCGCGACGGCAAACCGGTGAACGTCGATCTGGTGCTGCAGCAGAGCAGCCAGACGCAGGTAGACTCGTCTTCTATCTTCAGCGGTATCGAAGGGGCGGAGATGAGCAACCGTGCCGGCAAGGAAAAAGGCGTGGTGGTCAACAGTGTGAAAGCGGGTTCGCCTGCGGCACGCATTGGCCTGAAAAAAGGAGATGTTATTGTCGGCGCGAACCAGCAGCCGGTGAGCAATATCGCCGAACTGCGCAAAATCCTCGACAGCAAACCGTCGGTGCTGGCGCTGAATATTCAGCGTGGCGACAGCTCTATCTATCTGCTGATGCAGTAA
- a CDS encoding UPF0325 protein ESA_03178 has product MYDNLKSLGITNPDEIDRYSLRQEANNDILKIYFHKDKGEFFAKSVKFKYPRQRKTVVADGVGQGYKEVQEISPNLRYVIDELDQLCQRDRTEVDLKRKILDDLRHLESVVANKISEIESDLEKLTRNK; this is encoded by the coding sequence ATGTACGACAACCTTAAGAGTCTTGGCATAACCAATCCTGATGAAATCGACCGTTACAGTCTGCGCCAGGAAGCGAACAACGATATCCTGAAGATCTACTTCCATAAGGATAAGGGCGAGTTCTTCGCCAAAAGCGTGAAGTTTAAATACCCACGCCAGCGCAAAACCGTGGTCGCCGACGGCGTCGGTCAGGGTTACAAAGAAGTGCAGGAAATCAGCCCTAACCTGCGCTACGTGATAGACGAGCTGGATCAACTCTGCCAGCGCGACCGCACCGAAGTGGATCTGAAACGCAAAATCCTCGACGATCTGCGCCATCTGGAAAGCGTCGTGGCGAACAAGATCTCCGAGATCGAGTCCGACCTCGAAAAGCTCACCCGCAACAAATAA